From the genome of Nicotiana sylvestris chromosome 2, ASM39365v2, whole genome shotgun sequence, one region includes:
- the LOC104219503 gene encoding uncharacterized protein isoform X3 translates to MSPIQNFEQHSRLLLEPDLPIQTRLQMAMEVRDSLEITHTGEYLNFLKCYFRAFSGVLYQITKPQFADNPEHKLRNIVVEILNRLPHSEVLRPFVQDLLKVAMHVLTTDNEENGLICIRIIFDLLRNFRPTLENEVQPFLDFVCKIYQNFRATVSYFFESGAMAVPPPPAPTSSVSSLGESDMKPMEVDQMSTSSGGYFGAGQLNPSTRSFKIVTESPLVVMFLFQLYSRLVQTNIPHLLPLMVSAISVPGPEKVPPHLKTHFIELKGAQVKTVSFLTYLLKSFADYIKPHEEGICKSIVNLLVTCSDSVSIRKELLVALKHVLGTDFKRGLFPLIDTLLEERVLVGTGRACFETLRPLAYSLLAEIVHHVRGDLSLSQLSRIIYLFSSNMHDASLSLSIHTTCARLMLNLVEPIFEKGVDQHTMDEARILLGRILDAFVGKFNTFKRTIPQLLEEGEDLKGRSTLRSKLELPVQAVLNLQVPVDHSKEVSDCKHLIKTLVMGMKTIIWSITHAHLPRSQVSASTQGTPPQVLASASTSSSVPQPFKGMREDEVWKASGVLKSGVHCLALFKEKDEERDMIHLFSQILAIMEPRDLMDMFSLCMPELFECMISNTQLVHIFSTLLQAPKVFRPFADVLVNFLVSSKLDVLKHPDSPAAKLVLHLFRFLFGAVAKAPSDCERILQPHVHVIMETCMKNASEVEKPIGYLQLLRTMFRALAGGKFELLLRDLIPMLQPCLNMLLALLEGPNGEDMRELLLELCLTLPARLSSLLPHLPRLMKPLVMCLKGSDDLVSLGLRTLEFWIDSLNPDFLEPSMANVMSEVILALWSHLRPAPYPWGGKSLQLLGKLGGRNRRFLKEPLALECKENPEHGLRVILTFEPSTPFLVPLDRCINLAVAAVMQRSVIVDAFYRKQALKFLRVCLSSQLNLPGSATDDRLTSRMLSTLLVSSVDPSWRRSETSDIKADLGVKTKTQLLAERSVFKILLMTIIAASAEADLHDSKDEYVISICRHFAIVFHIESSAAHGSLSVTPVGASVLSSSTSISAKSRYSTSSNLKELDPLIFLDALVDVLADENRLHAKAALNALNVFAETLLFLARSKHSDVLMSRGGPATPMIVSSPSMSPVYSPPPSVRVPVFEQLLPRLLHCCFGCTWQAQMGGVMGLGALVGKVTVETLCAFQVRIVRGLVYVLKRLPVYATKEQDETSQVLTQVLRVVNNVDEANSEARRQSFQGVVEYFASELFNPNVSINVRKIVQSCLALLASRTGSEVSELLEPLYQPLLQPLILRPLRSKTVDQQVGTVTALNFCLALRPPLLKLTQELINFLQEALQIAEADETVWVMKFMNPKVATSLNKLRTACIELLCTAMAWADFKTQNQSELRSKIISMFFKSLTSRNSEIVAVAKEGLRQVIQQQRMPKELLQSSLRPILVNLAHTKNLSMPLLQGLARLLELLSNWFNVTLGGKLLEHLRKWLEPEKLAQCQKSWKAGEEPKIAAAIIELFHLLPSAAGKFLDELVTLTIDLEAALPPGQFYSEINSPYRLPLTKFLNRYPTAAVDYFLARLCQPKYFRRFMYIIRSDAGQPLREELAKSPEKIIASAFPEFITKSDAPAGQESLSRPSTSTGDEGLATPQAEASVPSVSTNVAPQDAYFQGLALVKTLVKLMPNWLQNNRVVFDTLVLMWKSPARISRLQNEQELNLVQVKESKWLVKCFLNYLRHDKTEINVLFDILSIFLFRTRIDFTFLKEFYIIEVAEGYPSNMKRTLLLHFLNLFQSRQLGLDHLVVVMQMLILPMLGHAFQNGQTWDVVDSAIIKTIVDKLLDPPEEVSADYDEPLRIELLQLATLLLKYLQTDLVHHRKELIKFGWNHLKREDSASKQWAFVNVCHFLEAYQAPEKIILQVFVALLRTCQPENKMLVKQALDILMPALPRRLPLGDSRMPIWIRYTKKILVEEGHSIPNLIHIFQLIVRHSDLFYSCRAQFVPQMVNSLSRLGLPYNTTAENRRLAIELAGLVVNWERQRQSEMKIVPANDGTGQNADGLSHASAGSVDLKHPTDGSSFSEDPSKRVKVEPGLQSLCVMSPGGASSIPNIEIPGSGGQPDEEFKPNAAMEEMIINFLIRVALVIEPKDKEASLMYKQALDLLSQALEVWPNANVKFNYLEKLLSNAPPSQSKDPAIALVQGLDVMNTVLEKQPHLFIRNNINQLSQILEPCFKYKVLDAGKSLCSLLKMVSLAFPPEAANTTQDVKMLYQKVEEFIQKHLAAVAAPQTSGEDNSGSMVSFVLYVIKTLAEVHKNFIEPANLVRLLQRLARDMGSSIGSHVRQGQRSDPDSAVTSSRQGADVGVVITNLKSVLGLINERVMVIPDCKRSVTQILNSLLSEKGTDPSVLLSILDVIKGWIEVDMTKPGVAIASSTFLSPKDVVSFLQRLSQVDKQNFTPSPAEEWDKKYLELLYGLCADSNKYALSLRQEVFQKVERQYLLGLRAKDPEVRMRFFSLYHESLGRTLFTRLQYIIQIQDWEALSDVFWLKQGLDLLLAILVENKSITLAPNSAKVPPLVVSGSVGDSTGPQPMVLDVPEGSEEAPLTFDSFVAKHTQFLNEMSKLQVADLVIPLRELAHTDANVAYHLWVLVFPIVWVTLHKEEQVALAKPMITLLSKDYHKKQATHRPNVVQALLEGLQLSHPQPRMPSELIKYIGKTYNAWHIALALLESHVMLFLNDTKCSESLAELYRLLNEEDMRCGLWKKRSITAETRAGLSLVQHGYWQRAQSLFYQAMVKATQGTYNNTVPKAEMCLWEEQWLSCAGQLSQWDVLVDFGKMVENYEILLDSLWKQPDWAYLKDHVIPKAQVEETPKLRIIQAYFSLHEKSTNGVAEAENIVGKGVDLALEQWWQLPEMSIHARIPLLQQFQQLVEVQESARIIVDIANGNKLSGNSVVGAHGGLYADLKDILETWRLRIPNEWDSSSVWYDLLQWRNEMYNAVIDAFKDFGTTNSQLHHLGYRDKAWNVNKLAHIARKQGLSEVCVSVLEKMYGHSTMEVQEAFVKIREQAKAYLEMKGELTSGLNLINSTNLEYFSVKHKAEIFRLKGDFLLKLNDCEGANLAYSNAISLFKNLPKGWISWGNYCDMAYKETHEEIWLEYAVSCFLQGIKFGIPNSRSHLARVLYLLSFDTPNEPVGRAFDKYLEQIPHWVWLSWIPQLLLSLQRTEAPHCKLVLLKVATVYPQALYYWLRTYLLERRDVANKSEYGRMAMAQQRMQQNVAGASAAGSMGLVDGNARMAGQSGGSSAVDNHIPQGAQSGGGVGSHDGSSSQIQEPERPDSSMPSGNDQSLHQSSSGGDGGQAALRRNSALTLVASAASAFDAAKDIMETLRSKHSNLASELEILLTEIGSRFVTLPEERLLAVVNALLHRCYKYPTATTAEVPQSLKKELSGVCRACFSADAVNKHVEFVREYKQDFERDLDPDSTATFPATLSELTERLKHWKNVLQSNVEDRFPAVLKLEDESRVLRDFHVVDVEVPGQYFTDQEVAPDHTVKLDRVGADIPIVRRHGSSFRRLTLIGSDGSQRHFIVQTSLTPNARSDERILQLFRVMNRMFDKHKESRRRHICIHTPIIIPVWSQVRMVEDDLMYSTFLEVYENHCARNDREADLPITFFKEQLNQAISGQISPDAVVDLRLQAYNEITKSFVTDSIFSQYMYKTLLSGNHMWAFKKQFAIQLALSSFMSFMLQIGGRSPNKILFAKNTGKIFQTDFHPAYDSNGMIEFNEPVPFRLTRNLQAFFSHFGVEGLVVSAMCAAAQAVVSPKQSQHLWYHLAMFFRDELLSWSWRRPLGMPLAPVVGAGSLNPVDFKQKVTTNVENVIGRINGIAPQYISEEEENGMDPPQSLQRGVAELVEAALTPRNLCMMDPTWHPWF, encoded by the exons ATGAGTCCCATCCAGAATTTCGAGCAGCATTCTCGGCTCCTTCTCGAACCCGACCTCC CAATTCAAACAAGACTACAGATGGCAATGGAGGTACGGGACAGTTTGGAGATAACACACACAGGGGAGTATTTAAATTTTCTTAAATGTTATTTTCGTGCATTTTCCGGTGTCTTATATCAAATTACAAAGCCACAGTTCGCGGACAATCCTGAACATAAGCTGAGGAACATTGTGGTTGAGATACTGAATAGGCTTCCTCATAGTGAAGTCCTAAGACCGTTTGTACAGGATCTATTGAAGGTGGCAATGCACGTTCTTACAACGGACAACGAAGAGAATGGCTTAATTTGCATCCGTATTATTTTTGATTTGCTTAGGAACTTCAGGCCTACTTTAGAAAATGAAGTTCAACCCTTTTTGGACTTTGTTTGTAAAATCTACCAGAATTTTAGGGCTACTGTGAGTTATTTCTTTGAGAGTGGGGCGATGGCAGTTCCTCCACCGCCCGCCCCCACTTCGTCTGTGTCGTCTTTGGGTGAGTCAGACATGAAGCCAATGGAGGTGGATCAAATGAGTACTTCTAGTGGGGGGTATTTTGGTGCTGGTCAGCTTAATCCCAGTACGAGATCATTTAAGATAGTTACTGAGAGTCCGTTGGTAGTGATGTTTCTGTTTCAGTTATATAGCCGGCTGGTCCAGACGAACATTCCCCATTTGTTGCCCTTGATGGTTTCAGCCATATCAGTGCCAGGCCCTGAGAAGGTGCCTCCTCATCTGAAGACTCACTTTATTGAGCTCAAGGGTGCACAGGTTAAG ACAGTTTCTTTCTTAACGTACTTATTGAAGAGTTTCGCTGACTATATAAAGCCGCATGAAGAGGGTATTTGTAAAAGCATTGTGAATCTGCTTGTCACATGTTCGGACTCAGTCTCTATCCGAAAG GAACTGCTAGTGGCCCTGAAACATGTTCTTGGGACAGATTTCAAGAGGGGGTTGTTCCCCCTTATTGACACGCTTTTGGAAGAGAG GGTCCTTGTTGGAACCGGTCGTGCATGCTTTGAGACATTGAGGCCTTTGGCTTATAGCCTATTGGCGGAGATTGTTCACCATGTCAGGGGGGATCTTTCTTTGTCCCAG TTATCACGGATAATTTATCTTTTCTCAAGCAACATGCATGATGCTTCTTTGTCGCTCAGCATCCATACTACATGTGCTCGTCTGATGTTAAATCTg GTGGAACCGATTTTTGAGAAAGGTGTCGACCAGCACACCATGGATGAAGCAAGGATTTTGTTG GGTCGGATTTTGGACGCTTTTGTTGGCAAATTCAACACGTTTAAGCGTACAATTCCACAG CTTCTAGAAGAGGGGGAGGATTTGAAAGGTCGATCTACATTAAGGTCAAAATTAGAACTTCCGGTGCAG GCAGTACTCAATTTGCAAGTTCCTGTGGATCACTCTAAGGAAGTCAGTGATTGCAAGCATCTGATTAAAACCTTGGTTATGG GAATGAAAACCATAATATGGAGCATCACCCATGCGCATTTGCCACGATCACAG GTTTCGGCATCCACCCAGGGAACCCCTCCTCAAGTTCTTGCCTCAGCATCAACTTCTTCATCAGTACCTCAGCCTTTTAAAGGAATGAGAGAAGACGAG GTCTGGAAAGCTTCTGGTGTGCTTAAAAGTGGTGTTCATTGCTTGGCATTATTCAAGGAGAAGGACGAAGAGAGAGACATGATCCACCTTTTTTCCCAGATTTTGGCTATTATGGAACCACGAGATTTGATGGACATGTTCTCCTTATGCATGCCTGAATTGTTTGAGTGCATGATTTCTAACACACAGTTAGTCCACATATTTTCAACCCTATTGCAAGCACCAAAAGTTTTCAGACCATTTGCAGATGTCCTGGTTAACTTCCTTGTAAGCAGCAAACTTGATGTCCTTAAGCATCCAGATTCACCTGCAGCAAAGCTAGTTTTGCATCTTTTTCGGTTTTTGTTTGGTGCTGTCGCAAAGGCTCCTTCAGATTGTGAGCGCATACTGCAACCTCATGTGCATGTTATTATGGAAACTTGCATGAAAAATGCATCCGAGGTTGAAAAACCCATTGGTTATTTGCAACTCCTTCGTACAATGTTCCGTGCCCTTGCAGGAGGAAAATTTGAACTTCTATTGCGTGACTTGATTCCTATGCTGCAACCCTGTTTGAATATGCTGTTGGCTTTGCTTGAGGGGCCTAATGGTGAAGATATGCGGGAGCTTCTGCTGGAGCTTTGCTTGACCCTTCCTGCACGATTAAGTTCACTGTTACCTCACCTTCCTCGCCTGATGAAGCCTCTTGTTATGTGTCTTAAAGGTAGTGATGACCTAGTGAGTCTTGGTTTAAGAACACTTGAGTTTTGGATTGATAGTCTGAATCCTGATTTTTTGGAACCAAGCATGGCAAATGTCATGTCCGAGGTGATTTTGGCATTATGGTCTCATTTGAGGCCTGCACCTTATCCTTGGGGTGGGAAGTCTCTGCAGCTCCTTGGAAAGTTAGGTGGGCGTAATAGGCGTTTTCTCAAAGAACCTCTTGCTCTTGAATGCAAGGAAAATCCTGAGCATGGGCTTCGTGTGATCCTTACATTTGAACCGTCCACCCCATTTTTGGTGCCTTTAGATCGTTGTATAAATCTTGCGGTGGCTGCTGTCATGCAAAGAAGTGTCATTGTGGATGCTTTCTACAGAAAACAAGCTCTGAAATTTCTTCGTGTATGCTTGTCCTCTCAGCTTAATCTTCCTGGTAGTGCTACTGATGATAGATTGACTTCTAGGATGCTATCGACCTTGTTAGTTTCCTCAGTTGATCCATCTTGGAGAAGATCAGAGACATCTGATATAAAG GCTGACCTGGGTGTCAAGACAAAGACTCAACTCCTTGCTGAAAGATCTGTTTTTAAAATTCTTCTTATGACCATTATTGCGGCAAGTGCTGAAGCCGATCTGCATGATTCCAAGGATGAGTATGTCATCAGCATCTGTCGACATTTTGCCATTGTATTTCATATAGAAAGCTCTGCCGCCCATGGTTCTCTTTCAGTTACTCCAGTTGGTGCCTCTGTGCTTTCATCTAGCACCAGCATTAGTGCAAAGTCAAGATATAGTACTTCTTCCAACCTGAAAGAGTTGGACCCTCTTATATTTTTGGATGCTTTGGTGGATGTCCTGGCGGATGAAAATAGACTGCATGCCAAGGCAGCTTTAAATGCACTAAATGTGTTTGCTGAGACCCTTCTATTCCTTGCTCGCTCGAAACATTCAGATGTGTTGATGTCAAGAGGAGGTCCTGCCACACCTATGATTGTCTCTAGCCCATCAATGAGTCCTGTATATTCTCCACCTCCTAGTGTTCGTGTCCCTGTTTTTGAGCAGCTTCTGCCCCGTCTTCTGCATTGTTGCTTTGGATGTACATGGCAAGCACAAATGGGGGGAGTCATGGGGCTTGGTGCTTTGGTTGGGAAAGTCACTGTTGAAACTTTGTGTGCTTTCCAAGTCCGTATCGTGCGGGGACTTGTTTACGTCCTCAAAAGACTTCCTGTTTATGCCACTAAAGAGCAAGACGAGACCAGCCAGGTGCTTACACAAGTTCTTCGTGTGGTGAATAATGTTGATGAAGCAAATAGTGAAGCGCGGAGGCAAAGCTTCCAAGGAGTTGTTGAATACTTCGCATCAGAGTTATTTAATCCTAATGTGTCTATTAATGTGAGGAAGATTGTGCAGTCTTGTTTAGCACTTTTGGCAAGCAGGACTGGTAGTGAGGTTTCTGAGTTGCTTGAACCCTTATACCAACCTTTGCTTCAGCCTCTTATACTACGTCCATTACGGTCAAAGACTGTTGATCAACAG GTGGGGACTGTTACAGCTTTGAACTTTTGCTTGGCCTTGAGACCTCCACTTCTAAAGTTGACTCAGGAGCTGATCAATTTCCTGCAAGAAGCATTGCAAATAGCTGAGGCTGATGAAACAGTATGGGTTATGAAATTTATGAATCCTAAGGTAGCAACCTCGTTAAACAAACTGCGCACAGCCTGCATTGAATTACTCTGCACTGCTATGGCGTGGGCCGACTTTAAAACCCAAAATCAATCTGAATTGCGttcaaaaattatttcaatgtTCTTCAAGTCTCTGACaagcagaaattcagaaattgtAGCTGTTGCAAAGGAAGGGTTGCGACAG GTCATACAACAGCAAAGGATGCCAAAAGAACTTCTACAAAGTAGTCTTAGACCTATATTGGTTAACTTGGCCCACACTAAAAATCTCAGCATGCCTCTTCTTCAAGGTTTGGCCCGCTTGCTTGAACTTCTGTCCAATTGGTTTAATGTGACCTTAGGTGGCAAGTTACTGGAGCATCTTAGGAAATGGTTGGAACCTGAAAAGCTAGCACAGTGCCAGAAATCGTGGAAGGCTGGCGAGGAACCAAAAATAGCTGCTG CTATTATCGAACTCTTCCACCTGCTTCCCTCTGCAGCTGGGAAGTTTCTGGATGAGCTTGTGACGTTGACTATAGATTTGGAAGCAGCTCTTCCACCTGGGCAGTTTTACAGTGAGATTAACAGTCCATATAGGCTGCCAttgaccaagttcctgaatcgaTATCCAACTGCTGCTGTTGATTACTTTCTTGCTCGATTATGTCAACCTAAATACTTCAGGCG GTTTATGTACATCATAAGGTCAGATGCTGGACAGCCTTTAAGAGAAGAACTTGCAAAATCACCAGAAAAGATAATTGCAAGTGCCTTTCCCGAATTTATTACCAAATCTGATGCACCTGCTGGACAAGAATCTTTGAGTCGGCCAAGCACTTCAACTGGTGATGAAGGCCTTGCTACACCTCAAGCCGAGGCTTCTGTCCCTTCAGTTTCAACCAATGTGGCACCTCAGGATGCTTATTTCCAGGGTCTTGCTTTGGTGAAAACTTTGGTCAAGTTGATGCCTAACTGGTTACAGAACAATCGTGTTGTCTTTGATACGCTGGTATTGATGTGGAAGTCGCCAGCAAGAATCTCCCGTCTGCAAAATGAACAGGAATTAAACTTAGTGCAG GTCAAAGAGAGCAAATGGCTTGTCAAATGCTTCCTGAATTATTTGCGACATGATAAAACTGAAATCAATGTTCTGTTTGATATCCTTTCCATCTTCCTCTTTCGTACTCGTATAGACTTTACCTTCTTGAAGGAGTTCTATATCATTGAG GTTGCTGAAGGATATCCATCCAACATGAAGAGAACCCTGCTCCTGCATTTTTTGAACCTTTTCCAATCGAGACAACTTGGTCTTGATCATTTGGTGGTTGTAATGCAAATGCTTATTCTTCCGATGCTTGGTCATGCATTTCAGAATGGTCAGACTTGGGATGTAGTTGACTCTGCTATAATTAAGACTATTGTTGACAAGCTTCTTGACCCTCCTGAAGAG GTCTCTGCTGATTATGATGAGCCTTTGAGGATAGAGCTTTTGCAACTCGCTACTCTCCTTCTCAAGTATCTGCAGACGGACCTTGTTCATCATCGGAAGGAACTTATAAAGTTTGGTTGGAATCATCTTAAACGGGAAGATAGTGCTAGTAAACAGTGGGCATTTGTTAATGTCTGCCATTTCTTGGAGGCTTATCAAGCTCCAGAGAAAATTATACTTCAG GTATTTGTCGCTCTCCTCAGGACTTGCCAGCCGGAGAATAAAATGTTGGTTAAGCAAGCGCTTGATATACTCATGCCAGCACTTCCAAGAAGGTTACCGCTTGGTGATTCCCGTATGCCTATCTGGATACGTTACACCAAAAAGATTCTTGTTGAGGAGGGTCATTCTATCCCTAATCTCATCCACATTTTCCAGCTCATAGTTCGCCATTCAGATCTATTCTACAGTTGTAGAGCACAGTTTGTACCTCAGATGGTGAACTCTCTGAGTCGCCTTGGATTGCCATATAATACTACAGCTGAAAATAGACGACTTGCTATTGAACTTGCTGGGTTGGTTGTAAACTGGGAACGACAAAGACAAAGTGAAATGAAAATAGTACCTGCTAATGATGGGACTGGTCAAAATGCTGACGGACTGAGTCATGCTTCTGCTGGTAGTGTTGATCTTAAGCATCCAACGGATGGATCTTCATTCTCAGAAGATCCTAGTAAGCGTGTGAAGGTTGAACCTGGTCTTCAATCCCTGTGTGTTATGTCGCCTGGTGGTGCTTCCTCAATTCCTAATATTGAAATTCCTGGATCTGGTGGGCAACCAGATGAAGAGTTTAAGCCAAATGCAGCTATGGAGGAAATGATTATTAATTTTCTTATCAGA GTAGCATTAGTAATAGAGCCCAAAGATAAGGAAGCAAGTTTGATGTATAAACAAGCTTTGGATCTGTTATCACAAGCCTTGGAGGTGTGGCCAAATGCTAATGTCAAATTTAATTATTTGGAGAAGCTGCTCAGCAATGCTCCACCTTCTCAGTCAAAGGACCCTGCCATAGCACTAGTCCAGGGCCTAGATGTGATGAACACGGTTTTGGAGAAGCAACCTCATCTGTTCATCCGCAACAATATCAACCAGTTATCTCAG ATTCTAGAACCGTGCTTCAAATACAAAGTGCTTGATGCTGGGAAGTCACTTTGCTCCCTCTTGAAAATGGTTTCCCTTGCTTTTCCTCCTGAAGCAGCTAATACAACACAAGATGTGAAGATGTTGTATCAAAAGGTAGAAGAGTTTATACAGAAGCACCTTGCTGCTGTAGCAGCTCCTCAGACTTCTGGAGAAGATAATTCAGGTAGCATGGTCAGCTTTGTGCTTTATGTAATCAAAACCTTGGCAGAGGTGCACAAAAACTTTATTGAACCAGCAAATCTGGTCCGTCTTCTTCAGCGCCTGGCTCGAGACATGGGGTCATCCATTGGATCCCATGTGAGGCAG GGTCAGAGATCAGATCCTGATTCTGCTGTCACATCTTCTCGTCAAGGTGCTGATGTTGGTGTTGTCATCACCAACCTGAAATCTGTGTTGGGCCTTATTAACGAAAGGGTCATGGTCATCCCAGATTGTAAACGATCTGTAACACAAATACTCAACTCCCTGCTGTCTGAGAAGGGTACTGACCCTTCTGTGTTGCTTAGCATATTAGATGTAATAAAGGGATGGATTGAAGTGGACATGACTAAACCTGGAGTTGCTATTGCATCTAGTACCTTTCTTTCTCCAAAAGATGTTGTTTCTTTCCTCCAGAGGCTTTCACAAGTGGATAAACAGAACTTCACCCCTAGTCCTGCAGAAGAGTGGGACAAAAAGTATCTTGAGCTTCTCTATGGTCTTTGTGCAGATTCAAACAA GTATGCTCTCTCTCTGCGTCAAGAAGTTTTCCAGAAGGTAGAGAGGCAATATTTACTTGGTTTACGGGCAAAAGATCCTGAAGTGAGAATGAGGTTTTTCTCTCTTTATCATGAATCCCTTGGGAGAACACTGTTCACAAGATTGCAGTACATCATCCAAATACAGGACTGGGAGGCTTTGAGTGACGTATTTTGGCTAAAGCAAGGGCTTGATCTTCTTTTGGCTATATTGGTTGAGAATAAGTCTATAACGCTGGCTCCAAATTCTGCCAAGGTGCCTCCACTTGTTGTGTCAGGTTCTGTTGGTGATTCTACAGGGCCACAACCTATGGTCTTGGATGTTCCAGAAGGTTCGGAAGAGGCTCCTCTAACCTTTGATAGTTTTGTGGCAAAACATACACAATTTTTGAATGAAATGAGCAAGCTCCAG GTTGCTGATCTTGTCATTCCACTGAGAGAACTGGCACACACAGATGCAAACGTTGCATATCACCTCTGGGTTTTGGTGTTTCCTATTGTATGGGTGACTTTGCACAAGGAAGAACAGGTAGCCCTTGCAAAGCCAATGATAACTCTGTTATCAAAGGACTATCATAAGAAGCAGGCAACCCATCGGCCAAATGTCGTGCAAGCTCTTCTGGAAGGACTTCAGCTAAGTCATCCTCAGCCTAGAATGCCTAGTGAATTAATCAAGTACATTGGAAAGACTTACAATGCGTGGCACATTGCGCTAGCCCTGCTGGAAAGTCATGTTATGCTTTTTTTGAATGATACTAAATGCTCGGAGTCTCTGGCTGAGCTTTACCGATTACTCAATGAAGAAGATATGAGGTGTGGATTGTGGAAGAAAAGGTCAATTACTGCTGAGACGCGGGCTGGACTTTCACTGGTTCAGCATGGCTATTGGCAGCGGGCTCAAAGTCTCTTCTACCAGGCCATGGTTAAAGCAACCCAAGGCACTTATAACAATACGGTACCAAAAGCTGAGATGTGTCTTTGGGAGGAGCAGTGGCTAAGTTGTGCTGGCCAACTCAGTCAATGGGATGTGCTGGTTGACTTTGGGAAGATGGTTGAGAATTATGAGATATTGCTTGATAGTCTGTGGAAACAGCCTGATTGGGCATATTTGAAAGACCATGTTATCCCTAAGGCTCAAGTGGAGGAGACACCAAAACTTCGTATTATTCAGGCATATTTTTCCCTCCATGAGAAGAGTACAAATGGTGTTGCAGAGGCTGAAAACATTGTCGGAAAAGGTGTTGATCTTGCTTTGGAACAGTGGTGGCAGTTACCTGAAATGTCCATTCATGCCAGAATTCCCCTTCTACAGCAATTTCAACAACTTGTTGAAGTTCAAGAATCAGCTAGGATAATTGTGGACATTGCCAATGGAAATAAACTTTCTGGAAATTCTGTTGTTGGGGCTCATGGTGGCCTATATGCGGATCTTAAGGACATCCTTGAGACGTGGAGACTGAGGATACCAAATGAATGGGACAGTTCATCtgtttggtatgatttgcttCAATGGAGGAATGAAATGTATAATGCTGTGATTGATGCTTTTAAGGATTTTGGTACTACAAATTCACAGTTGCATCACCTTGGATACCGTGACAAGGCGTGGAATGTCAATAAGCTTGCTCATATTGCTCGCAAGCAGGGACTTTCTGAGGTGTGTGTGTCTGTATTGGAGAAAATGTATGGACATTCGACCATGGAAGTTCAG GAAGCTTTTGTAAAAATAAGAGAACAAGCAAAGGCTTATCTAGAAATGAAGGGAGAGCTGACTAGCGGCCTTAATTTGATAAACAGTACTAATCTGGAGTATTTTTCTGTTAAACACAAAGCTGAAATCTTTCGCCTCAAGGGAGACTTTCTGTTGAAGCTTAATGATTGCGAAGGGGCTAATCTTGCTTATTCAAATGCCATCAGCCTTTTCAAGAATCTGCCGAAGGGGTGGATTAGTTGGGGAAACTATTGTGACATG GCTTATAAGGAAACACACGAagagatttggttagagtatgcTGTTAGCTGCTTTTTACAAGGCATCAAATTTGGTATTCCTAATTCCAGAAGCCACCTTGCACGGGTTCTATATCTTCTCAGTTTCGATACTCCAAATGAACCCGTAGGGAGGGCATTTGATAAGTACCTGGAACAGATACCCCACTGGGTTTGGCTTTCTTGGATTCCACAGTTATTACTTTCCTTGCAGAGGACAGAAGCTCCACATTGCAAGCTTGTGCTATTAAAAGTTGCTACCGTCTATCCACAG GCTTTGTATTACTGGTTGCGAACATATTTGCTTGAGCGCCGTGATGTTGCAAATAAGTCTGAATATGGTAGAATGGCAATGGCACAGCAGAGAATGCAGCAAAATGTCGCTGGTGCCAGTGCAGCTGGATCTATGGGCCTTGTTGATGGGAATGCTAGAATGGCTGGCCAGAGTGGGGGTTCATCAGCTGTTGACAATCATATTCCCCAGGGAGCTCAGTCCGGTGGAGGTGTTGGGTCACATGATGGCAGTAGTTCTCAAATTCAGGAACCTGAAAGGCCAGACAGTAGTATGCCCTCTGGTAATGACCAGTCCTTACACCAGAGCTCATCAGGCGGTGATGGAGGTCAAGCTGCATTGCGCCGTAATAGTGCTCTGACTCTGGTTGCATCTGCTGCCAGTGCTTTTGATGCAGCCAAAGATATAATGGAAACTTTACGCAGCAAACATTCTAATCTTGCCAGTGAACTTGAG atcttgctcacagagatTGGATCCAGATTCGTCACTTTACCAGAGGAGAGACTGTTGGCAGTTGTTAATGCTCTACTTCACCGTTGCTACAAGTACCCTACTGCAACTACAGCTGAAGTTCCTCAGTCTCTGAAGAAGGAGCTTTCTGGTGTGTGTAGAGCATGTTTCTCAGCAGATGCAGTGAACAAACATGTTGAATTTGTAAGAGAATACAAGCAGGATTTTGAACGTGATCTCGATCCTGACAGTACTGCAACATTTCCAGCAACTCTTTCTGAACTTACTGAAAGACTGAAGCATTGGAAAAATGTCCTGCAAAGCAACGTGGAGGACCGCTTTCCAGCTGTGCTGAAGTTGGAAGATGAAAGTAGGGTGTTGAGAGATTTTCATGTTGTTGATGTGGAGGTTCCAGGGCAATATTTTACCGATCAG GAAGTTGCGCCCGATCATACTGTGAAGTTAGACAGGGTGGGAGCTGATATTCCAATAGTGCGGAGACATGGAAGCAGCTTCCGCCGTCTGACTCTGATTGGATCAGATGGTTCTCAGCGCCATTTTATTGTTCAGACATCTTTAACACCAAATGCTAGAAGTGATGAACGGATCTTACAGCTTTTCCGTGTGATGAATCGGATGTTTGACAAGCACAAGGAATCACGACGGCGGCACATCTGCATTCACACTCCTATTATTATACCCGTGTGGTCTCAG GTTCGCATGGTAGAGGATGATCTGATGTACAGCACTTTCCTTGAGGTTTATGAGAACCATTGTGCTAGAAATGACCGAGAAGCGGACTTACCGATCACATTTTTCAAGGAGCAACTCAACCAAGCAATATCTGGCCAGATTTCACCAGATGCTGTTGTTGATCTCCGTCTTCAAGCATATAATGAGATAACAAAAAGTTTTGTCACGGACAGCATCTTCTCACAGTATATGTACAAAACTCTATTGAGTGGCAATCACATGTGGGCTTTCAAAAAGCAGTTTGCTATCCAGTTGGCTCTTTCTAGTTTTATGTCTTTTATGCT